A genomic region of Desulfovibrio sp. contains the following coding sequences:
- a CDS encoding LysR family transcriptional regulator — MEVSDLRTFMAVMETGSISHAAKALHRVPSGVTARIMLMEEELGIQLFLREKKRLLPTARGQTLYTYARRITALMDEAELCVRGMEPGGRLRIGALESAAAARLPEVLARLHAEYPGIELELVIGTSSSLYGDILENRLDAVFVVDAPIDERLERMEAFTERLVLIATREHPPIHTPDDIGRKAVLAFQGGCAYRNRLVNWFRAYGWEPQHIVELASYHAIVGGVIAGMGVGVVPASVLELCRTNGMLSVHALEHSVCNAVTELVWRKGMASANVAAICRCLTSCEQKVAAIPAG, encoded by the coding sequence ATGGAAGTCTCAGACCTGCGCACCTTCATGGCCGTCATGGAAACCGGCAGCATAAGCCATGCCGCAAAGGCATTGCACCGGGTGCCCTCTGGCGTTACCGCCCGCATTATGCTGATGGAAGAAGAGCTGGGCATCCAGCTGTTTTTGCGGGAAAAAAAGCGTTTGCTGCCCACTGCGAGGGGGCAGACGCTTTACACCTATGCCCGGCGGATAACCGCGTTGATGGATGAGGCCGAGCTGTGCGTAAGGGGAATGGAGCCGGGCGGCAGACTACGCATCGGCGCACTGGAAAGTGCGGCCGCAGCGCGTTTGCCCGAAGTTCTGGCCCGTCTGCATGCGGAATATCCCGGCATCGAGCTTGAGCTTGTGATAGGCACCAGCAGTTCCTTGTACGGGGATATTCTGGAAAACAGGCTGGATGCGGTATTTGTGGTTGATGCCCCCATCGATGAACGGCTGGAGAGAATGGAGGCATTTACTGAGCGGTTGGTGCTGATTGCCACCAGGGAGCATCCGCCCATCCACACGCCGGATGACATAGGCCGCAAGGCCGTGTTGGCTTTTCAGGGGGGATGCGCCTACAGGAACAGGCTGGTGAACTGGTTTCGGGCCTACGGGTGGGAGCCGCAGCATATTGTTGAGCTGGCTTCGTACCACGCCATTGTGGGAGGCGTTATTGCGGGCATGGGGGTTGGGGTGGTTCCGGCATCTGTTCTTGAGCTGTGCCGCACCAACGGCATGCTTTCCGTGCATGCCCTTGAACACTCCGTGTGCAATGCCGTAACCGAGCTTGTGTGGCGCAAGGGCATGGCCTCGGCCAACGTGGCGGCTATCTGCCGCTGCCTCACGAGCTGTGAGCAAAAAGTGGCTGCCATTCCAGCAGGATAG
- the rfbC gene encoding dTDP-4-dehydrorhamnose 3,5-epimerase, with the protein MEVVQTPIAGVLLIKPKIWGDQRGYFVETWQQQRYESAGIDLPFVQDNHSMSARGTLRGLHYQKTRPQGKLVYVSLGSVFDVAVDIRRNSPTFGKWFGVELSQQNQWQMWVQPGLAHGFLVTSEIAHFHYKCTDYYCPEDEAAIRWNDPTLGIVWPVDEPLLSAKDQAAPLWAEAMQTADR; encoded by the coding sequence GTGGAAGTAGTTCAGACGCCTATTGCCGGGGTTCTGCTGATCAAACCCAAGATATGGGGTGACCAGCGCGGCTATTTTGTGGAAACCTGGCAGCAGCAGCGCTACGAATCGGCAGGTATTGATCTGCCTTTTGTGCAGGATAACCATTCCATGTCCGCCCGCGGCACTCTGCGCGGCCTGCACTATCAGAAAACGCGCCCTCAGGGGAAACTGGTCTATGTTTCGCTGGGGAGTGTTTTTGATGTGGCAGTGGATATTCGGCGAAATTCCCCCACGTTTGGCAAGTGGTTCGGTGTAGAACTTTCTCAGCAGAACCAGTGGCAGATGTGGGTACAGCCCGGCCTTGCGCACGGCTTTCTGGTGACAAGCGAAATCGCCCATTTCCACTACAAGTGCACAGATTACTACTGCCCCGAGGACGAAGCGGCCATCCGCTGGAACGACCCGACTCTGGGTATTGTTTGGCCCGTGGACGAACCGCTGCTTTCCGCCAAGGATCAAGCTGCTCCGCTGTGGGCTGAGGCCATGCAGACCGCTGACCGCTGA
- a CDS encoding CidA/LrgA family protein: MRATWKLLWQTALLTAIFWGCDQLTRLTGIPIPGNVLGIIVLFFLLLTGIIKESHISMAAEFLLKHLVFFFVPIAVGLMQWGSVFYDYGWVLAAAIVGSTALPLVIVGFMAKALRRATPEKKEEEAPCRS, from the coding sequence ATGCGCGCGACATGGAAACTGCTTTGGCAGACCGCACTTCTGACAGCCATATTCTGGGGATGCGATCAGCTCACACGGCTGACAGGCATTCCCATCCCCGGCAACGTGCTGGGCATAATCGTACTGTTTTTTCTGCTGCTTACCGGCATTATTAAAGAAAGCCACATCAGCATGGCGGCAGAATTTTTACTGAAGCATCTGGTCTTCTTCTTTGTGCCAATTGCGGTAGGGCTGATGCAATGGGGGAGCGTTTTTTATGATTACGGATGGGTGCTTGCTGCTGCAATAGTGGGCAGCACCGCTCTGCCCCTGGTGATTGTGGGCTTTATGGCCAAAGCTCTGCGCCGCGCTACGCCTGAAAAGAAAGAGGAAGAAGCACCATGCAGATCATAA
- the rfaD gene encoding ADP-glyceromanno-heptose 6-epimerase: MYIITGGAGFIGSAMLWRLNQAGITDILVVDNLGSTEKWKNLVNRRYARYVHRSEFLEMLRGNTLAGKVEAIVHMGACSSTTEKDADFLMANNTGYTVELCRFALEHGARFINAGSAATYGDGSQGFSDKPETTRRLKPLNMYGYSKQLFDLWLLDNKLTESVVSLKFFNVYGPNEYHKGDMRSVACKAFHEISATGRLRLFRSNTPDFADGGQMRDFVYVKDCVELMFWLLENPTANGILNVGTGKARSWNDMAFAIFAALGKEPHIEYMDMPEALRGKYQNFTQADMSWMQGKNCPVRFASLEQGIADYVGNYLAQSDPYLEMWG; the protein is encoded by the coding sequence ATGTATATTATCACTGGTGGCGCAGGCTTTATCGGCAGCGCCATGCTTTGGCGGCTGAACCAGGCAGGCATAACCGACATACTTGTGGTGGATAACCTCGGTTCAACGGAAAAGTGGAAGAATCTCGTTAACCGGCGATACGCCCGCTATGTACACAGGTCTGAATTTCTTGAAATGCTGCGCGGCAACACGCTGGCCGGCAAGGTGGAAGCAATCGTGCACATGGGGGCTTGTTCTTCAACCACAGAAAAAGACGCAGACTTTTTGATGGCCAACAACACGGGCTATACTGTGGAACTGTGCAGATTTGCCCTGGAACACGGAGCGCGCTTTATCAATGCCGGGTCAGCCGCCACTTACGGGGATGGCTCACAGGGTTTTTCTGACAAGCCGGAAACGACCCGCCGCCTTAAGCCCCTGAACATGTATGGCTACTCCAAGCAGCTTTTCGATTTGTGGCTGCTGGATAACAAACTTACAGAGAGCGTGGTCAGCCTCAAGTTTTTCAACGTCTACGGCCCCAATGAATACCACAAGGGCGACATGCGCAGCGTGGCCTGCAAGGCCTTTCATGAAATCAGCGCAACAGGGCGTTTGCGGCTTTTCAGATCAAACACGCCGGATTTTGCCGACGGCGGCCAGATGCGCGATTTTGTCTACGTGAAGGATTGCGTGGAGTTGATGTTCTGGCTGCTTGAAAACCCGACAGCCAATGGCATTCTCAATGTGGGCACGGGCAAGGCACGGAGCTGGAACGACATGGCCTTTGCCATATTTGCCGCATTGGGCAAAGAGCCTCACATTGAATATATGGACATGCCAGAAGCCTTGCGCGGAAAATACCAGAACTTCACCCAGGCTGATATGAGCTGGATGCAGGGGAAAAACTGCCCTGTGCGCTTTGCATCACTGGAACAGGGCATTGCGGATTATGTGGGCAACTATCTGGCCCAAAGCGATCCCTATCTTGAAATGTGGGGCTGA
- the rfbA gene encoding glucose-1-phosphate thymidylyltransferase RfbA, translating to MSGWKGIVLAGGSGSRLHPLTLSVSKQLMPIYDKPMIYYPLSILMMAGIRDICLISTPEHLPLYKALLHDGSQLGCNFSYRVQPRPEGLAQAFLLAEDHIAGHNTCLILGDNVFFGHGLPSLTHAAMARESGATIFGYHVRDPERYGVVEFDDQRHVVSIEEKPSRPKSNFAVTGLYFYDQKVLDIARAVRPSARGELEITDVNNAYLQQGDLHVELMGRGIAWLDTGTHDSLMDAGAFVQAVEKRQGLKVACLEEIAWRNGYIDADAVRALAKPMSKTGYGQYLLELVDAGIGLWK from the coding sequence ATGAGTGGCTGGAAAGGTATTGTTCTTGCGGGAGGCTCTGGTTCGCGCCTGCACCCATTGACTCTGAGCGTGAGCAAACAGCTCATGCCCATCTATGACAAACCCATGATTTACTACCCGTTGTCTATTCTGATGATGGCGGGCATTCGGGATATCTGCCTTATTTCCACCCCTGAGCACCTGCCCCTTTACAAGGCTTTGCTGCACGACGGCTCGCAACTGGGCTGTAATTTCAGCTACAGAGTGCAGCCGCGTCCCGAGGGGCTGGCCCAGGCTTTTTTGTTGGCGGAAGACCACATTGCGGGGCACAACACCTGCCTGATTTTGGGAGATAATGTTTTCTTCGGCCATGGTTTGCCGTCACTGACACACGCGGCCATGGCCCGCGAATCCGGAGCGACTATTTTTGGCTACCATGTGCGCGACCCTGAGCGTTACGGCGTTGTGGAATTTGACGATCAGCGGCATGTGGTCAGCATTGAAGAAAAACCATCTCGCCCCAAGTCCAACTTTGCAGTCACAGGCCTGTATTTTTATGACCAAAAAGTGCTGGATATCGCCCGCGCCGTGCGTCCCTCGGCCCGGGGTGAACTGGAAATCACGGATGTGAACAACGCCTATCTGCAACAGGGCGATCTGCATGTGGAGCTTATGGGGCGGGGCATTGCCTGGCTTGATACCGGCACGCATGATTCCCTCATGGATGCCGGAGCGTTTGTGCAGGCTGTAGAAAAACGTCAGGGGCTCAAGGTGGCCTGCCTGGAGGAAATAGCCTGGCGCAACGGCTACATTGATGCGGACGCCGTGCGCGCACTGGCAAAGCCAATGTCCAAGACTGGGTACGGGCAATATCTTCTTGAACTTGTGGATGCGGGGATTGGGTTGTGGAAGTAG
- a CDS encoding LrgB family protein, producing the protein MQIINIFLCTAGTVLAYALVRSLYMRYKHPLINIVAGSAAIVIAVLVLCDVPYETYEPARQVMTLLIGPATVSLALPLYRYRHLLLRNALPILASVCAGAFAAMLSAGVIAKLGGLPEDVVISILPKGVSIPFAVEVASMYGGIPSLTAAFVVATGTLGSLLGLWGLNVIRIKDPFARGLTMGTISHAQGTAVALQEGQEQGAMGGLAMILAGILTAALAPVAVWIVQRLPLM; encoded by the coding sequence ATGCAGATCATAAACATTTTTTTGTGTACGGCGGGCACCGTGCTGGCATATGCGCTGGTGCGTAGCCTGTATATGCGTTACAAGCACCCCCTCATCAATATCGTGGCTGGCAGCGCCGCCATAGTCATTGCAGTGCTGGTATTGTGCGATGTTCCCTATGAAACCTATGAGCCAGCCCGTCAGGTCATGACCTTGCTTATCGGCCCGGCAACAGTCAGCCTTGCGTTGCCCCTGTACCGCTATCGGCACCTGCTGTTGCGCAATGCCTTACCCATTCTTGCAAGCGTGTGCGCAGGGGCCTTTGCAGCCATGCTCTCTGCCGGGGTTATTGCCAAACTGGGCGGCCTGCCAGAGGACGTGGTAATTTCCATTCTTCCCAAGGGGGTTTCTATCCCCTTTGCCGTGGAGGTGGCATCCATGTATGGCGGTATCCCGTCCCTGACTGCGGCCTTTGTGGTGGCTACCGGCACGCTCGGCTCCCTTTTGGGACTGTGGGGGCTGAACGTCATACGCATCAAGGATCCCTTTGCGCGAGGCCTGACCATGGGCACTATCTCGCATGCTCAGGGAACAGCTGTTGCCTTGCAGGAAGGGCAGGAACAGGGGGCGATGGGGGGCCTGGCCATGATTCTGGCGGGTATTCTTACTGCGGCTCTGGCGCCGGTGGCAGTCTGGATAGTGCAGCGGCTGCCGCTGATGTAG
- a CDS encoding transporter substrate-binding domain-containing protein: protein MVKFSHTALCCLILLVFASANLALGASDSSMAASADPITIVCMKDNEPLSFVSKTGEPVGLMIDLWRLWGEKVGRPVKFIMGDWQDSLDALRSGRADIHFSMYITPERARWAKFGPAISPGMGGLLLSTSAGQRITDPSQLGDATIVVLEGSLQEDYMREHFPKVHLLVVRNGAEMFMSVANGLADGIASNFPSAYGTIDRLGLNSFFMPQAMPLFTRNLHPAVLRNRDDLAHLMDEGLSRISRAEMVALEERWVRNPAHRVWGDMPRSLLLTPAEREWLASHQTLRVALEDNWHPIEFMDSEGTYNGIGMNLMQVVGRYLNVAIQPVSSDVLKETTGPRRADVEPFLEGTPPEGGPWLFTNPFLQLPLAVATLDSERLVTSPGDLAGKSVAVHDHAGLAGYLRAQLPRSKIVEVSSLIEGLSAVQGGQLDAMVGIALSVEYAVVNKNLRDLRVGLLPQLQYSARVAVRSDWPQLVEIMNKTLDNIPHEQMAAIMKRWANLRIERAMNWMLVLQVGGVAAVFLGSLLAVILIWNRKLAQESAERQKALEAARASASALWQRKQQLRSIVDNLPSLMMLKDSQARYIMANKYFETFTGYAESYVVGKNIADLLSPELAEQGMRLDKLVIETGKVHKTEEVRYDAVGEQHVLDVVRVPLFEPDGSVYGMVYMGTDVTERRAAEQALRRAQMEMSQIFNAAGSAMRVIDRNLIVKEVNDTYVNCFGYSREEMVGHWCGEFPNGSDCGADCVGKRILSGEPRAAIRQQRRKKDGTWVFCDLVATPFLSPDGELLGIIEDCRDITDLVESQQAAEQASKAKSEFLANMSHEIRTPMNAVVGLTHLTLRTPLNATQRNYLKNIDSSAKSLLRIIDDILDFSKIEAGRMDMEYLDFNLEEVLLGLSSLDTTKSGGKNIELLLRIDREVPLFFKGDPLRLGQVLVNLVGNAIKFTPAGEVVVRVALEEQKDQKAQLRFTVTDTGIGMGQEQLDKLFQEFTQGDSSTTRRFGGTGLGLSISKRIVEMMGGEIGAESELGKGSTFHFTVNLDLQENPQRKPVPAMKNLSERRVLVVDDSFSSREILRQELEDMGLRSGTADCGDAALEELVSAAESGDPYDLVLMDWKMPGNNGIQVVRLLRGCRELSYIPTVIMVTAYGREEIMEEAQAEGISHFLIKPVSPSLLQHAILDVFGQRVADEGASGLPQELRIPTKYRGRRVLLAEDNEVNQLVARELLESAGFVVDIASSGLEALQLAEGTDYAMVFMDIHMPQMDGIEAAKLLRAQARYAHTPIIALTADSMVGDREKSLAAGMNDHLAKPIDPYRLIEVAVQWLEWRADQIGQTGDSGQSTQPE from the coding sequence ATGGTCAAATTTTCCCACACCGCATTATGCTGCCTGATTCTGCTGGTTTTTGCCTCTGCGAATCTGGCACTGGGCGCTTCGGATTCTTCCATGGCAGCCAGCGCTGACCCCATCACCATTGTCTGCATGAAGGATAACGAGCCGCTGTCTTTTGTTTCAAAAACAGGAGAACCAGTCGGCCTGATGATTGATCTGTGGCGTCTGTGGGGCGAAAAAGTCGGCAGGCCCGTGAAATTCATTATGGGTGACTGGCAGGATTCACTTGATGCCCTCCGTTCGGGTCGGGCCGACATCCACTTCAGCATGTATATCACTCCCGAAAGAGCCCGCTGGGCAAAGTTTGGCCCGGCCATTTCTCCCGGCATGGGGGGGCTGCTGCTTTCAACCTCTGCCGGGCAAAGGATTACAGACCCAAGCCAGTTGGGGGATGCAACCATTGTCGTGCTTGAAGGCTCGTTGCAGGAAGACTACATGCGGGAGCACTTCCCCAAGGTTCATTTGTTGGTGGTGCGCAACGGGGCAGAAATGTTCATGTCTGTGGCCAACGGTCTGGCAGACGGCATTGCGAGCAACTTCCCTTCAGCCTATGGCACCATTGACCGATTGGGACTCAACAGCTTTTTTATGCCCCAGGCCATGCCCCTTTTTACACGCAATCTTCATCCGGCCGTGCTGCGCAACAGGGATGATCTTGCCCATTTGATGGACGAAGGGCTTTCGCGCATATCCCGCGCCGAAATGGTGGCATTGGAAGAACGGTGGGTCCGTAACCCCGCGCACCGCGTTTGGGGCGACATGCCTCGCTCTCTGCTGCTCACCCCAGCGGAGAGGGAATGGCTGGCAAGCCATCAGACCCTGCGTGTAGCCCTGGAAGATAATTGGCATCCCATTGAATTTATGGATAGCGAGGGCACATACAACGGTATTGGCATGAACCTCATGCAGGTTGTGGGGCGTTATCTTAATGTTGCCATACAGCCTGTTTCTTCCGATGTGCTGAAGGAAACCACAGGCCCCCGCCGTGCGGATGTGGAGCCTTTTCTGGAAGGCACGCCGCCAGAGGGCGGCCCCTGGTTGTTTACCAATCCTTTTTTGCAGCTGCCGCTAGCCGTTGCAACACTTGACTCCGAGCGTTTGGTCACGAGCCCTGGTGATCTGGCCGGCAAAAGTGTGGCCGTGCATGATCATGCAGGCCTTGCAGGGTATTTGCGCGCCCAGTTGCCGCGATCAAAAATCGTGGAGGTCTCCAGCTTGATAGAGGGCCTTTCTGCGGTGCAGGGGGGGCAGCTTGATGCTATGGTGGGCATTGCACTTTCTGTGGAATATGCGGTGGTGAACAAAAACCTGCGCGATCTGCGCGTGGGCCTGCTGCCGCAGTTGCAGTATTCCGCCCGGGTGGCCGTGCGTTCAGACTGGCCGCAGCTTGTCGAAATCATGAATAAAACACTGGACAATATCCCCCATGAGCAGATGGCTGCGATCATGAAGCGCTGGGCTAATCTGCGGATTGAACGAGCCATGAACTGGATGCTCGTCTTGCAGGTCGGCGGGGTGGCGGCAGTGTTTCTGGGCAGCCTGCTCGCGGTTATTTTGATCTGGAACCGCAAGCTCGCCCAGGAATCGGCAGAGCGGCAAAAAGCTCTGGAAGCGGCCAGAGCCAGCGCTTCAGCCTTGTGGCAGCGCAAACAGCAATTGCGCAGCATTGTGGATAACCTGCCAAGCCTCATGATGCTTAAGGATTCGCAAGCCCGCTACATCATGGCAAACAAGTATTTTGAAACATTCACCGGCTATGCCGAATCCTACGTTGTGGGAAAAAACATAGCCGATCTGCTTTCCCCTGAACTTGCAGAACAGGGAATGCGCTTGGACAAACTGGTCATAGAAACCGGTAAGGTGCACAAAACTGAAGAAGTCCGGTACGATGCCGTTGGCGAACAGCATGTTCTGGATGTAGTGCGTGTTCCGCTGTTTGAGCCGGACGGTAGTGTTTACGGCATGGTCTACATGGGAACAGACGTGACGGAACGCCGTGCCGCAGAACAGGCTCTGCGGCGAGCCCAAATGGAAATGTCGCAGATATTCAATGCGGCGGGCAGTGCCATGCGGGTTATTGATCGCAACCTGATAGTCAAGGAAGTCAACGATACCTATGTAAACTGCTTTGGCTACTCGCGTGAAGAAATGGTGGGCCACTGGTGCGGCGAATTCCCCAATGGATCAGACTGCGGCGCTGATTGTGTGGGCAAGCGTATTCTCAGTGGCGAGCCGAGGGCTGCCATCCGTCAGCAGCGGCGAAAAAAAGACGGAACATGGGTATTTTGCGATCTGGTCGCCACGCCATTTCTTTCGCCTGATGGTGAGCTTCTTGGCATTATTGAAGATTGCCGGGATATTACCGACCTTGTGGAAAGCCAGCAGGCGGCAGAACAGGCCAGCAAGGCCAAGAGCGAATTTCTCGCCAATATGAGCCATGAAATCCGCACCCCCATGAATGCCGTTGTGGGGCTTACCCATTTGACCCTGCGCACGCCTCTTAATGCAACGCAGCGTAATTATTTGAAAAATATTGACAGCTCCGCAAAATCCCTTTTGCGGATCATTGACGACATTCTGGATTTTTCCAAGATTGAAGCTGGTCGCATGGATATGGAATATTTGGACTTTAACCTGGAAGAAGTTCTTCTGGGGCTCTCGAGTCTGGATACAACCAAGTCTGGCGGCAAAAATATAGAGCTTTTGTTGCGTATCGACCGGGAGGTCCCCCTGTTCTTCAAGGGTGATCCGCTGCGGCTGGGGCAGGTACTGGTCAATCTTGTGGGCAATGCCATCAAGTTTACGCCTGCTGGCGAGGTTGTGGTGCGCGTCGCGCTTGAGGAGCAAAAAGACCAGAAGGCGCAGCTGCGTTTTACCGTTACAGACACAGGCATTGGCATGGGGCAAGAGCAGCTGGACAAGCTGTTTCAGGAATTTACCCAGGGGGATTCGTCCACAACACGGCGCTTTGGCGGCACCGGCCTTGGCCTTTCCATCAGCAAGCGGATTGTGGAGATGATGGGCGGCGAAATAGGCGCAGAGAGTGAACTCGGCAAGGGCAGCACGTTTCACTTTACCGTCAATCTGGACTTGCAGGAAAATCCTCAGAGGAAGCCTGTCCCGGCCATGAAAAACCTTTCCGAGCGCAGGGTGCTTGTGGTGGACGATTCCTTCTCAAGCCGCGAAATACTCCGGCAAGAGCTGGAAGATATGGGTTTGCGGTCCGGCACGGCTGACTGCGGCGATGCCGCGCTGGAAGAACTGGTGAGCGCCGCTGAAAGCGGCGACCCCTATGATCTGGTGCTGATGGACTGGAAGATGCCCGGCAATAACGGCATTCAGGTGGTGCGGCTGCTGCGCGGATGCCGTGAACTGTCCTATATCCCTACCGTCATCATGGTCACGGCCTATGGGCGGGAAGAAATCATGGAAGAGGCACAGGCCGAGGGCATCAGCCATTTTCTCATCAAGCCTGTCAGCCCTTCTTTGTTGCAACACGCCATCCTGGATGTTTTTGGGCAACGGGTAGCTGATGAAGGTGCATCCGGCCTGCCCCAGGAGTTGCGCATCCCGACTAAATACAGGGGCCGCAGGGTGCTGCTTGCCGAGGATAACGAGGTTAATCAGCTGGTGGCCAGAGAATTGCTGGAATCCGCAGGCTTTGTTGTGGATATTGCCAGTTCCGGTCTTGAAGCGTTGCAGCTGGCGGAAGGCACAGATTACGCCATGGTATTTATGGATATTCACATGCCTCAAATGGATGGCATCGAAGCTGCAAAACTGCTACGCGCCCAGGCGCGCTATGCCCATACGCCGATCATTGCTCTCACAGCCGACAGCATGGTGGGCGACAGGGAAAAAAGCCTTGCAGCGGGTATGAACGACCATCTTGCAAAGCCCATTGATCCCTACCGCCTGATTGAAGTGGCCGTGCAGTGGCTGGAATGGCGGGCAGATCAGATTGGCCAGACTGGTGATTCAGGCCAATCCACTCAACCTGAGTAA
- a CDS encoding sensor domain-containing diguanylate cyclase encodes MHKNYAFRTNFIICLIIVIGFSVTSVIGYRSNVDTLKKEAESVTRLASEGMMYQIDAIFAQSIHISLTMAHDSFLINFLSQEKENLKNPAYTLNIREYLAAYRKKYNYDSVFLVSMQTDRYYNFSGVDRIVDHSNPENKWVREFVASNQEFSLNIDNDKAAHDTITVFVNCAVKNKNNETVGIVGVGFTVNSIQAMLIKYEQQFAVKSYLVNADGAIQISSSAQGRSAEDIYSAQTFAAVKNTLKKNSTEISDMWYSGHGTDGYAVTRYLPAPDLFLITDKNTSEIIRQIRTKYYTGAIVVGFTMIIVIFIVTAIIRLYKNKIISLTIAEELKYHAILQNATSHIYDSIVEFDITNDVACGEGTKKFMQQLGLKPNTSYSTMLQTIVAKHILPEHVSLYLKTFSPESIRTALQEQRNKLSCDFQCMQGNGQYIWFRETGYILRWAENDSIHIAICRQNIDHDKKQELSLQDMAQKDGLTGLYNKMTTEALIDRLLAEHQCEAGALAMIMLDIDNFKELNDSLGHVAGDRIIQEFAQSLRAAFAPDDLVGRIGGDEFIVLTCQQSSDALTTKLEELCNRIRHTTYGGEGQHHLAASMGVALFPLHGKNFSELYASADAALYRAKQKGKDTYTFFETASLA; translated from the coding sequence ATGCACAAGAACTACGCCTTCCGAACCAATTTCATAATCTGCCTGATAATTGTTATCGGTTTTTCCGTCACGTCTGTAATAGGCTACCGTTCCAATGTGGACACCCTGAAAAAAGAAGCGGAAAGCGTGACGCGCCTGGCCTCAGAAGGCATGATGTATCAGATTGACGCCATTTTTGCCCAATCCATACATATTTCGCTGACAATGGCGCACGACAGTTTCTTGATCAATTTCCTTTCGCAGGAAAAGGAAAACCTGAAAAACCCAGCTTATACGCTGAACATCAGGGAATACCTTGCTGCCTACAGAAAAAAATACAATTACGACTCCGTTTTTCTTGTCTCCATGCAGACAGACCGGTACTACAATTTTTCTGGTGTTGACCGCATTGTTGACCATTCTAACCCCGAGAACAAATGGGTACGGGAATTTGTTGCAAGCAATCAGGAATTTTCACTCAATATTGATAACGACAAAGCTGCGCACGACACCATTACAGTATTTGTGAACTGTGCTGTCAAAAACAAGAATAACGAGACCGTGGGTATTGTGGGCGTGGGTTTTACTGTAAACAGCATTCAGGCCATGCTTATCAAGTATGAGCAGCAATTTGCAGTTAAATCCTATCTTGTGAACGCCGATGGAGCCATCCAGATATCTTCATCCGCGCAGGGCCGGTCTGCCGAAGATATTTATTCCGCGCAAACCTTTGCCGCAGTAAAAAATACCCTGAAAAAGAACAGTACAGAAATTTCAGACATGTGGTATTCCGGTCATGGCACCGATGGCTATGCCGTCACACGCTACCTTCCGGCCCCGGATCTTTTCCTCATCACAGACAAAAATACCTCTGAAATAATCAGACAGATCAGAACAAAATACTACACTGGTGCTATTGTTGTTGGCTTTACAATGATAATTGTCATCTTTATTGTAACAGCAATAATACGTCTATACAAAAATAAGATAATTTCTCTCACTATTGCTGAAGAATTGAAGTACCACGCCATACTGCAAAACGCCACATCCCATATCTATGACAGCATTGTTGAGTTTGACATAACCAACGATGTTGCCTGCGGTGAGGGCACAAAAAAGTTTATGCAGCAGTTGGGCCTCAAGCCAAACACATCATACAGCACCATGCTGCAAACCATTGTGGCTAAGCATATCCTGCCCGAGCACGTGAGCCTGTACCTGAAAACCTTCAGCCCGGAATCCATACGCACGGCCCTGCAGGAGCAGCGTAACAAGCTGAGTTGCGATTTTCAGTGTATGCAGGGCAACGGCCAGTACATTTGGTTCAGGGAAACCGGCTATATCTTGCGATGGGCAGAAAATGACTCCATCCACATTGCCATTTGCCGCCAGAACATTGATCACGACAAAAAACAGGAACTCAGCCTTCAGGATATGGCCCAAAAGGACGGCTTAACTGGTCTTTACAATAAAATGACCACAGAAGCGCTTATTGACAGACTCCTGGCGGAACATCAGTGCGAAGCAGGCGCCCTTGCCATGATCATGCTTGATATAGACAACTTCAAGGAACTCAACGATTCACTGGGCCATGTTGCGGGCGACAGGATCATTCAGGAATTTGCCCAGAGCCTGCGAGCGGCCTTTGCGCCCGACGATCTGGTGGGCCGCATCGGTGGTGATGAATTTATTGTTCTTACGTGCCAGCAAAGCAGTGATGCATTGACCACAAAGCTTGAAGAACTCTGCAATCGCATCCGGCATACCACATACGGAGGCGAGGGGCAGCACCACCTTGCCGCAAGCATGGGCGTGGCGCTCTTTCCCCTGCATGGCAAAAACTTCAGCGAGCTGTATGCAAGTGCTGATGCGGCTTTGTACCGCGCCAAGCAAAAAGGCAAGGACACGTATACCTTTTTTGAAACCGCGTCCTTGGCATAA